A region from the Sandaracinus amylolyticus genome encodes:
- a CDS encoding alpha/beta fold hydrolase: MRLRYIDVGPTERDADATPLLLVHGHTSRIEEYDDLVPHLARRHRVLVPDLPGCGYSEKPNCAYSLQLYEDTLLGFLDTVGVQRARVGGGSLGGNLTLRLGHRVPDRFPELAAWAPAGAWQPAKLVADVGKALGRAAGRFLFWPFVWVQSRYWYEARWPKRDQTLRDTFAYYREVMGPGFARMYFEVAFDQFLHTHFAYAERITQPTLLGWGDRDHGLGMGEGVKRLAGMIPRAELKVFPGARHSLANEVPEQLASAVLEFFGRSRLAPAG, from the coding sequence ATGCGCCTCCGCTACATCGACGTCGGCCCGACCGAGCGCGATGCGGACGCGACGCCGCTGCTGCTGGTGCACGGCCACACATCGCGCATCGAGGAGTACGACGATCTCGTCCCGCACCTCGCGCGGCGTCATCGCGTGCTGGTGCCCGACCTGCCGGGCTGCGGCTACTCGGAGAAGCCGAACTGCGCGTACTCGCTGCAGCTCTACGAGGACACGCTGCTCGGCTTCCTCGACACGGTCGGGGTGCAGCGCGCGCGCGTCGGGGGCGGGAGCCTCGGTGGCAATCTGACGCTGCGCCTCGGACATCGCGTCCCCGATCGTTTCCCCGAGCTCGCGGCGTGGGCGCCGGCGGGCGCGTGGCAGCCCGCGAAGCTGGTCGCCGACGTGGGCAAGGCGCTCGGGCGCGCCGCGGGGCGCTTCCTCTTCTGGCCGTTCGTCTGGGTGCAGTCGCGGTACTGGTACGAGGCGCGTTGGCCCAAGCGCGATCAGACGCTACGCGACACGTTCGCGTACTACCGCGAGGTCATGGGGCCCGGCTTCGCGCGCATGTACTTCGAGGTCGCGTTCGACCAGTTCCTGCACACGCACTTCGCGTACGCGGAGCGCATCACCCAGCCGACGTTGCTCGGATGGGGCGATCGCGATCATGGGCTCGGCATGGGCGAGGGCGTGAAGCGCCTCGCGGGGATGATCCCGCGCGCCGAGCTCAAGGTATTCCCCGGCGCGCGCCACTCGCTCGCGAACGAGGTGCCCGAGCAGCTCGCGAGCGCGGTGCTCGAGTTCTTCGGTCGCTCGCGGCTCGCGCCCGCGGGCTGA
- a CDS encoding DUF6209 family protein produces MEKMRPVQLVKSVLVALALVACAPEGEGSFAVDRAGLEGRSAELVFTADHQQRVEGTLVAGGIATISYDASRLTTCRGERYGNPAWSIYAHYRIAGGDVRSVHVAGHAPAPDQVGLPIELTQAGELEVWFENTSSFGCQGWDSAFGANHRFTIEAAQTDEAPIARFAAGGGISVSGDVRQSARLTIEYDVARLPQCRDTRYGLPAWSVLAHYRFPSGRTGYVPVTSGSATLDLVESGELQLWFENQGYYGCRAWDSLDGANYRVVVDADPRAPGWMGNAASVINRMTCDGGPCDSSRVALENGWTYGTYARQRAAIRAIYFDVWKAGVTDFDNANLWADLDVQVHYRWRSTGAFQTRYVRFFRRVGNDARYELPMAEIDPLAGPYTRTDPSQCPDADLRVSGDPSGAYVAANVEYYFTVNGVALRRTDGVNFIGTFEDYRSQLEICLQ; encoded by the coding sequence ATGGAGAAGATGCGCCCAGTCCAGCTCGTGAAGTCCGTGCTCGTCGCGCTCGCGCTCGTCGCGTGCGCGCCCGAGGGTGAGGGCTCGTTCGCGGTCGATCGCGCGGGCCTCGAAGGCCGCAGCGCCGAGCTCGTGTTCACCGCCGACCACCAGCAGCGCGTCGAGGGGACGCTCGTGGCGGGGGGGATCGCGACGATCTCGTACGACGCGTCGCGCCTGACGACCTGTCGCGGCGAGCGCTACGGCAACCCGGCGTGGTCGATCTACGCGCACTACCGGATCGCGGGCGGCGACGTTCGCTCGGTCCACGTCGCGGGCCACGCGCCGGCGCCGGATCAGGTCGGTCTTCCGATCGAGCTCACGCAGGCGGGCGAGCTCGAGGTGTGGTTCGAGAACACGTCGTCGTTCGGCTGCCAGGGCTGGGACTCGGCGTTCGGCGCGAACCATCGCTTCACCATCGAGGCGGCGCAGACCGACGAGGCGCCGATCGCGCGCTTCGCGGCGGGCGGTGGGATCTCGGTGAGCGGCGACGTGCGCCAGAGCGCGCGCCTGACCATCGAGTACGACGTCGCGCGCCTGCCGCAGTGCCGCGACACGCGCTACGGGCTGCCGGCGTGGAGCGTGCTCGCGCACTATCGCTTCCCGAGCGGGCGCACCGGGTACGTGCCCGTGACCAGCGGCAGCGCGACGCTCGATCTCGTGGAGAGCGGCGAGCTGCAGCTCTGGTTCGAGAACCAGGGCTACTACGGCTGCCGTGCATGGGACTCGCTCGATGGCGCGAACTACCGCGTGGTGGTCGACGCGGATCCGCGCGCGCCGGGCTGGATGGGCAACGCGGCGTCGGTGATCAACCGCATGACGTGCGACGGCGGGCCGTGCGACTCGAGCCGCGTCGCGCTCGAGAACGGCTGGACCTACGGCACGTACGCGCGCCAGCGCGCGGCGATCCGCGCGATCTACTTCGACGTGTGGAAGGCGGGCGTGACCGACTTCGACAACGCGAACCTGTGGGCCGACCTCGACGTGCAGGTGCACTACCGCTGGCGCTCGACGGGCGCGTTCCAGACGCGCTACGTGCGCTTCTTCCGGCGCGTCGGGAACGACGCGCGCTACGAGCTGCCGATGGCGGAGATCGATCCGCTCGCGGGCCCGTACACGCGCACCGATCCGTCGCAGTGCCCCGACGCGGATCTGCGGGTCTCGGGTGATCCGAGCGGCGCGTACGTCGCGGCGAACGTCGAGTACTACTTCACGGTGAACGGCGTCGCGCTGCGTCGCACGGACGGCGTGAACTTCATCGGGACGTTCGAGGACTACCGGAGCCAGCTCGAGATCTGTCTGCAGTGA
- a CDS encoding RNA polymerase sigma factor yields MSLPRTADEPDDAIIVAQVLAGDAARFEALMRRHNQRVFRTARAILRSDAEAEDAAQQAWLSAYTHLAQWNGGARFSTWLTRIVAREALHRLRGRGHDHLELVDDRASPAMPSPEDETTRAEVRAMLERAIDALPEAFRTVLVLRDLEELSSAEVGEVLGLTEEAVRVRLHRARRALRAGIEEQLETSARELFPFLGERCDRICAAVLRAIRESMSG; encoded by the coding sequence GTGTCCCTTCCGCGCACCGCAGACGAGCCGGACGACGCGATCATCGTCGCGCAGGTCCTCGCCGGCGACGCCGCGCGCTTCGAGGCGCTGATGCGGCGCCACAACCAGCGCGTGTTCCGCACCGCGCGCGCGATCCTGCGCAGCGACGCGGAGGCCGAGGACGCGGCGCAGCAGGCGTGGCTCTCGGCGTACACCCACCTCGCGCAGTGGAACGGCGGCGCGCGCTTCTCGACGTGGCTCACGCGCATCGTGGCGCGCGAGGCGCTCCATCGGCTGCGAGGGCGCGGGCACGATCACCTCGAGCTCGTCGACGATCGTGCGTCGCCCGCGATGCCGAGCCCCGAGGACGAGACCACGCGCGCCGAGGTGCGCGCGATGCTCGAGCGCGCGATCGACGCGCTGCCCGAGGCGTTCCGCACCGTGCTGGTGCTGCGTGACCTCGAGGAGCTCTCGAGCGCCGAAGTTGGCGAGGTGCTCGGCCTCACCGAAGAAGCCGTGCGCGTCCGGCTGCACCGGGCGCGACGCGCGCTGCGCGCCGGCATCGAGGAGCAGCTCGAGACGAGCGCGCGCGAGCTCTTCCCGTTCCTCGGCGAGCGCTGCGATCGCATCTGCGCGGCCGTGCTGCGCGCGATTCGTGAGAGCATGAGCGGGTGA
- a CDS encoding acetyl-CoA C-acetyltransferase, with protein sequence MGNAWIIEAARTPRGRGKMGKGALTGVHPQELLAQTLNAVVARAKVDPAAIEDVVAGTVSQAKEQGACIARNAVLAAGLPDDVTGVSLNRFCGSGLQAVNFAAMGVASGHQGLVIAGGVESMSRVPMGSDEAGIDGNNPHLRKKVFQVPQGISGDLIATIEGFSREELDRFALASQQKAEVAQKEGRFARALVPVKDPETGKVLLEHDEMPRHGTTYEALAKLEPSFVGMGAAPVGPNGETLDQIALARYPHVGAIQHVHTAGNSSGIVDGACAVLLASDEAVKAHGLKPRARIRAMATAGAEPVIMLTAPAPASARALKKAGMSAKDVDLWEINEAFATVPLETMKKLDVDPAKVNVNGGAIALGHPLGATGAMLLQTALDELERRGLATALITLCIGGGMGIATVIERV encoded by the coding sequence ATGGGCAACGCGTGGATCATCGAGGCGGCGCGCACGCCGCGCGGGCGCGGGAAGATGGGCAAGGGCGCGCTCACCGGCGTGCACCCGCAGGAGCTGCTCGCGCAGACGCTGAACGCGGTGGTCGCGCGCGCGAAGGTCGATCCCGCGGCGATCGAGGACGTGGTCGCGGGCACGGTGTCGCAGGCGAAGGAGCAGGGCGCGTGCATCGCACGCAACGCGGTGCTCGCGGCGGGCCTGCCCGACGACGTGACCGGCGTTTCGCTCAATCGCTTCTGCGGATCGGGCCTGCAGGCGGTGAATTTCGCGGCGATGGGCGTCGCGAGCGGGCACCAGGGCCTGGTGATCGCGGGCGGTGTCGAGAGCATGTCGCGCGTGCCGATGGGCTCGGACGAGGCGGGCATCGACGGGAACAACCCGCACCTGCGGAAGAAGGTCTTCCAGGTCCCGCAGGGGATCAGCGGGGATCTGATCGCGACGATCGAGGGCTTCTCGCGCGAGGAGCTCGATCGGTTCGCGCTCGCGTCGCAGCAGAAGGCGGAGGTCGCGCAGAAGGAAGGTCGCTTCGCGCGCGCGCTGGTGCCGGTGAAGGATCCCGAGACCGGCAAGGTGCTGCTCGAGCACGACGAGATGCCGCGGCACGGCACGACGTACGAGGCGCTCGCGAAGCTCGAGCCGAGCTTCGTCGGCATGGGCGCGGCGCCGGTCGGGCCGAACGGCGAGACGCTCGATCAGATCGCGCTCGCGCGATATCCGCACGTCGGCGCGATCCAGCACGTGCACACCGCCGGCAACTCGAGCGGGATCGTCGACGGTGCGTGCGCGGTGCTGCTCGCGAGCGACGAGGCGGTGAAGGCGCACGGCCTCAAGCCCCGCGCGCGAATTCGCGCGATGGCGACCGCGGGCGCCGAGCCGGTGATCATGCTGACCGCGCCCGCGCCGGCGTCGGCGCGCGCGCTGAAGAAGGCGGGCATGAGCGCGAAGGACGTCGATCTCTGGGAGATCAACGAGGCCTTCGCGACCGTGCCCCTCGAGACGATGAAGAAGCTCGACGTCGATCCCGCGAAGGTGAACGTGAACGGCGGCGCGATCGCGCTCGGTCACCCGCTCGGCGCGACCGGCGCGATGCTGCTCCAGACCGCGCTCGACGAGCTCGAGCGTCGCGGCCTCGCGACCGCGCTGATCACGCTGTGCATCGGCGGCGGGATGGGCATCGCGACGGTGATCGAGCGCGTGTGA
- the map gene encoding type I methionyl aminopeptidase: MTIEHDDDLAALKRAARAAAEARDAMARALAPGLTTADLDAIGRDVLRAHGARSAPQVAYDFPGWTCISVNDAIAHGIPSNKVVIRAGDLVNIDVSCVIDGYWADCGASYAVGDVSSRAKLLLWATKKAQEEAMQAARAGEPLRMIGRTVERRAKRHGLRVVRTLGGHGVGRHIHEDPHVSNVEHRFDRTRLHEGLVMTIEPFLTLGATDVFEDRDGWTLRTTDRSLGAQFEHTLVVTKGAPIVLTA, encoded by the coding sequence ATGACGATCGAGCACGACGACGACCTCGCAGCCCTCAAGCGCGCCGCGCGCGCGGCCGCCGAAGCGCGTGATGCGATGGCGCGTGCGCTCGCACCCGGGCTCACCACCGCCGACCTCGACGCGATCGGCCGCGACGTGCTGCGCGCGCACGGCGCGCGATCCGCGCCCCAGGTCGCGTACGACTTCCCGGGCTGGACGTGCATCAGCGTCAACGACGCGATCGCCCACGGCATCCCGAGCAACAAGGTCGTGATCCGCGCGGGCGATCTCGTGAACATCGACGTGAGCTGCGTGATCGACGGCTACTGGGCCGACTGCGGCGCGAGCTACGCCGTGGGCGACGTGTCGTCGCGCGCGAAGCTGCTGCTCTGGGCGACGAAGAAGGCGCAGGAAGAGGCAATGCAGGCGGCGCGCGCCGGCGAGCCGTTGCGCATGATCGGACGCACGGTCGAGCGTCGCGCGAAGCGCCACGGCCTGCGCGTGGTGCGCACGCTCGGCGGGCACGGCGTCGGGCGCCACATCCACGAGGACCCGCACGTGTCGAACGTCGAGCACCGCTTCGATCGCACGCGCCTGCACGAGGGCCTCGTGATGACGATCGAGCCGTTCCTCACGCTCGGCGCGACCGACGTGTTCGAGGATCGCGACGGCTGGACGCTGCGCACCACCGATCGATCGCTGGGCGCGCAGTTCGAGCACACGCTCGTGGTCACCAAGGGCGCGCCGATCGTCCTCACCGCGTGA
- a CDS encoding DUF3606 domain-containing protein: protein MADDPTKKGPADRTRVSTSEAHELRYWSEKFGVSHDELKRAVAAVGNSAEKVEAYFRDRSRDARR from the coding sequence ATGGCAGACGATCCGACGAAGAAGGGCCCCGCCGATCGCACGCGCGTCTCGACCTCGGAGGCACACGAGCTGCGCTACTGGTCCGAGAAATTCGGTGTGTCGCACGACGAGCTGAAGCGCGCCGTCGCGGCCGTCGGCAACAGCGCGGAGAAGGTCGAAGCGTACTTCCGCGATCGCTCGCGCGACGCGCGGCGGTGA
- a CDS encoding acyl-CoA dehydrogenase family protein, with protein sequence MTFTPYTEEHELFRKQVRQFAEKELLPHVDEWERDELFPNWVFKRAGELGILGAHYPESAGGSGGDYWYSIAKSEELVRCGSAGVTMGLLVQSDMATPCIGELGTKEQIDEFLAPALRGEKIAALGVSEPGAGSDVAGLRTTARVDGGDYVINGSKTYITNGTRADFVTLLCKTNPDAGHHGISILLVPTNTPGFSVSKKLEKMGNWASDTAELFFDNVRVPKRNLLGQEGMGFIYLMQNFQSERLVGSSSAIAGAFHALDRSLTWGRERHVFGKPLIKREVWQHKLADLYTKAEAAKSLVYRAADAFNTDRYVRKGDISFETTKLIAMSKLFVGDVSSEIADQVVQFHGGMGYLEDLWVSRYYRDQRLFRIGGGASEVMKYMIAKISGW encoded by the coding sequence GTGACGTTCACTCCGTACACCGAGGAGCACGAGCTCTTCCGCAAGCAGGTCCGCCAGTTCGCCGAGAAGGAGCTCCTGCCGCACGTCGACGAGTGGGAGCGCGACGAGCTCTTCCCGAACTGGGTGTTCAAGCGCGCCGGCGAGCTCGGCATCCTGGGCGCGCACTATCCCGAGAGCGCCGGCGGCAGCGGCGGCGACTACTGGTACTCGATCGCGAAGAGCGAAGAGCTCGTGCGCTGCGGCTCGGCGGGCGTGACGATGGGCCTGCTCGTGCAGAGCGACATGGCCACGCCGTGCATCGGCGAGCTCGGCACCAAGGAGCAGATCGACGAGTTCCTCGCGCCCGCGCTGCGCGGCGAGAAGATCGCGGCGCTCGGCGTGAGCGAGCCGGGCGCGGGCTCGGACGTCGCGGGCCTGCGCACCACCGCGCGCGTCGATGGCGGCGACTACGTCATCAACGGCAGCAAGACGTACATCACGAACGGCACGCGCGCGGACTTCGTCACGCTGCTCTGCAAGACGAACCCCGACGCCGGCCACCACGGCATCTCGATCCTCCTCGTCCCGACGAACACGCCCGGCTTCTCGGTGAGCAAGAAGCTCGAGAAGATGGGCAACTGGGCGAGCGACACCGCCGAGCTCTTCTTCGACAACGTGCGCGTGCCCAAGCGCAACCTGCTCGGTCAGGAGGGCATGGGGTTCATCTACCTCATGCAGAACTTCCAGAGCGAGCGTCTGGTCGGCTCGAGCTCGGCGATCGCGGGCGCGTTCCACGCGCTCGATCGCAGCCTCACGTGGGGCCGCGAGCGTCACGTCTTCGGCAAGCCGCTGATCAAGCGCGAGGTGTGGCAGCACAAGCTCGCCGACCTCTACACGAAGGCCGAGGCGGCGAAGTCCCTCGTCTATCGCGCGGCCGACGCGTTCAACACCGATCGCTACGTGCGCAAGGGCGACATCTCGTTCGAGACGACGAAGCTGATCGCGATGAGCAAGCTCTTCGTGGGCGACGTGTCGAGCGAGATCGCCGATCAGGTCGTGCAATTCCACGGCGGGATGGGCTACCTCGAGGACCTCTGGGTCTCGCGTTACTACCGCGACCAGCGCCTCTTCCGCATCGGCGGCGGCGCGAGCGAGGTCATGAAGTACATGATCGCGAAGATCAGCGGCTGGTGA
- a CDS encoding FxsA family protein codes for MGWIALAMLAVTSLELYLLLAVGDLLGFWPTIALVLGTALLGGYLLKREGLRVFREWQRALAEMRMPEEGITSGLLVLVGGTLLMTPGVLSDLTGILLLIPPIRLVVARLIEARVRARMERGGGVGSVFDFRVVTPQGAYGRRRVVDVDGVVVEDREVRAPGPPRARVGGEVLEGEVVDTTTRRLERGE; via the coding sequence ATGGGCTGGATCGCGCTCGCCATGCTCGCCGTCACGTCGCTCGAGCTGTACCTGCTGCTCGCCGTCGGAGATCTGCTCGGGTTCTGGCCCACGATCGCGCTCGTGCTCGGCACGGCGCTGCTCGGCGGATACCTCTTGAAGCGCGAAGGGCTGCGGGTGTTCCGCGAGTGGCAGCGCGCGCTCGCGGAGATGCGGATGCCCGAGGAGGGCATCACGTCGGGCCTGCTCGTGCTCGTCGGCGGCACGCTGCTGATGACGCCCGGCGTGCTCAGCGATCTCACCGGGATCCTGCTGCTGATCCCGCCGATCCGGCTCGTCGTCGCGCGGCTCATCGAGGCGCGGGTGCGGGCGCGGATGGAGCGCGGCGGAGGCGTCGGCAGCGTGTTCGACTTCCGCGTGGTCACGCCGCAGGGCGCGTACGGGCGGCGGCGCGTGGTCGACGTGGACGGAGTGGTGGTCGAGGACCGCGAGGTGCGCGCGCCCGGACCGCCGCGCGCGCGGGTCGGCGGTGAGGTGCTCGAAGGCGAGGTCGTCGACACGACGACGCGCCGGCTCGAGCGTGGAGAATGA
- a CDS encoding TIGR00730 family Rossman fold protein, which produces MKSVAVYCGSASGARPAYLAAARALGVEIAQRGMSLVYGGATVGLMGAVADAALEAGGSVIGVIPRSLVDREIAHPGLTELIVVDTMHERKAAMSARADAFVALPGGFGTMDELFEALTWSQLGIHRKRSGLLDVEQYWQPLVRWVEHAKDEGFVRAHHRELLICDDDPARLLDRLSPPLPR; this is translated from the coding sequence TTGAAGAGCGTGGCGGTGTACTGCGGTTCGGCGAGCGGCGCGCGCCCGGCGTACCTCGCGGCGGCGCGCGCGCTCGGCGTGGAGATCGCGCAGCGCGGGATGTCGCTGGTCTACGGCGGCGCGACGGTCGGGCTCATGGGCGCGGTCGCGGACGCAGCGCTCGAGGCGGGCGGCTCGGTGATCGGTGTGATCCCGCGCTCGCTCGTGGATCGCGAGATCGCGCATCCCGGACTGACCGAGCTGATCGTCGTCGACACGATGCACGAGCGGAAGGCGGCGATGAGCGCGCGCGCCGATGCGTTCGTCGCGCTGCCCGGCGGGTTCGGCACGATGGACGAGCTCTTCGAGGCGCTCACGTGGTCGCAGCTCGGCATCCATCGCAAGCGCAGCGGGCTGCTCGACGTCGAGCAGTACTGGCAGCCGCTCGTGCGCTGGGTCGAGCACGCGAAGGACGAGGGCTTCGTGCGCGCGCACCATCGCGAGCTGCTGATCTGCGACGACGATCCCGCGCGGCTCCTCGATCGGCTCAGTCCGCCGCTTCCGCGCTGA
- a CDS encoding MgtC/SapB family protein, whose product MPDSIELRIGIALVIGLVIGAEREQRMSEGAHRAAGIRTFAITSLLGAIAHALHEPLALAVLGAAVGIAAVVSYWLGDRTDPGLTSEIALVLAFALGALAIDRPTTALAAGIVTALLLAYRARIHEAVREILSPAELRDALIVAAAALVVLPMLPAQPVDPWGVLVPFTLWRLVVLILAIHLAAHVAQRMLGARWGLPIAGLASGFVSSSATIASMGGKAKDDPPHVTGAIAAAAASTIATFVQMALLVGAASPRLLEQGLWIPLAAGGVAALLYAGLFALRAARSEHGGPPPGRAVDLRGALIFALLVTGVSIGATLIGRQVGALGVVIASTVAAFADAHAAGASVASVHAADQLETTSAMIAVLACLSTNSVTKVVLAFSAGPRRFAAPVALGVALVLAATWAAYALYVVSAEAAD is encoded by the coding sequence GTGCCGGATTCCATCGAGCTGCGCATCGGGATCGCGTTGGTGATCGGCCTCGTGATCGGCGCCGAGCGCGAGCAGCGCATGAGCGAGGGCGCGCATCGCGCGGCCGGGATCCGCACGTTCGCGATCACCTCGCTGCTCGGCGCGATCGCCCACGCGCTGCACGAGCCGCTCGCCCTCGCGGTGCTCGGCGCGGCGGTGGGCATCGCCGCGGTGGTCTCGTACTGGCTCGGTGATCGCACCGATCCCGGGCTCACCAGCGAGATCGCGCTCGTGCTCGCGTTCGCGCTCGGCGCGCTCGCGATCGATCGTCCGACCACCGCGCTCGCCGCGGGCATCGTCACCGCGCTGCTGCTCGCGTACCGCGCGCGCATCCACGAGGCGGTGCGCGAGATCCTCTCGCCCGCCGAGCTCCGCGACGCGCTGATCGTCGCCGCCGCCGCGCTCGTCGTTCTGCCGATGCTGCCCGCGCAGCCGGTGGATCCGTGGGGCGTGCTGGTGCCGTTCACGTTGTGGCGCCTCGTCGTGCTGATCCTCGCGATCCACCTCGCGGCGCACGTCGCGCAGCGCATGCTCGGCGCGCGCTGGGGTCTTCCGATCGCCGGGCTCGCGAGCGGGTTCGTGTCGAGCTCGGCGACGATCGCGTCGATGGGCGGCAAGGCGAAGGACGATCCGCCGCACGTCACCGGCGCGATCGCCGCGGCCGCGGCGTCGACGATCGCGACGTTCGTGCAGATGGCGCTGCTCGTCGGCGCGGCGAGCCCGCGCTTGCTCGAGCAGGGCTTGTGGATCCCGCTCGCCGCGGGCGGTGTCGCCGCGCTGCTCTACGCCGGGCTCTTCGCGCTGCGCGCAGCGCGCAGCGAGCACGGCGGGCCGCCGCCGGGGCGCGCCGTCGATCTGCGCGGCGCGCTGATCTTCGCGCTGCTGGTGACCGGCGTGAGCATCGGCGCGACGCTGATCGGTCGTCAGGTCGGCGCGCTCGGCGTGGTGATCGCGTCGACCGTCGCCGCGTTCGCCGACGCGCACGCAGCGGGCGCGTCGGTCGCGTCGGTGCACGCGGCAGATCAGCTCGAGACGACCTCGGCGATGATCGCCGTGCTCGCGTGCCTCTCGACGAACAGCGTCACGAAGGTGGTGCTCGCGTTCAGCGCGGGGCCGCGCCGGTTCGCGGCGCCCGTCGCGCTCGGCGTCGCGCTCGTGCTCGCCGCGACGTGGGCCGCGTACGCGCTCTACGTCGTCAGCGCGGAAGCGGCGGACTGA
- a CDS encoding TIGR00730 family Rossman fold protein produces MTTHGSKVPGERSDDPDVESLDLVRVQRQGESRFLEGPRGRLRDLARAMRITGELVRGFRALTFVGPCVTVFGSARFDEGHRYYAMGRELGGRLARAGFTVMTGGGPGIMEAANRGAHEAGGSSIGCNIVLPREQAPNPYLDRYVLFDHFFVRKVMLVKYSYAFVCLPGGFGTLDELFETATLAQTGKIQAFPIVLMGSDYWAPMISFLRETMLAERTIDGHDVDRLVVTDSPEECVAHIREITTTHFGLAEARRPHPSMILGEKRLSVRR; encoded by the coding sequence GTGACGACGCACGGCTCGAAGGTCCCCGGCGAGCGCTCCGACGATCCCGACGTCGAGTCGCTCGATCTCGTGCGCGTGCAGCGCCAGGGCGAGTCGCGCTTCCTCGAGGGCCCACGAGGACGACTGCGGGACCTCGCGCGCGCGATGCGCATCACTGGCGAGCTCGTGCGCGGCTTCCGCGCGCTGACGTTCGTCGGACCGTGCGTCACGGTGTTCGGCTCGGCGCGCTTCGACGAAGGGCACCGCTACTACGCGATGGGTCGCGAGCTCGGCGGACGGCTCGCGCGCGCGGGGTTCACGGTCATGACCGGCGGCGGGCCCGGCATCATGGAGGCCGCGAACCGAGGCGCGCACGAAGCGGGCGGCTCGAGCATCGGCTGCAACATCGTGCTGCCGCGCGAGCAGGCGCCGAACCCGTACCTCGATCGTTACGTGCTCTTCGATCACTTCTTCGTCCGCAAGGTCATGCTCGTGAAGTACTCGTACGCGTTCGTCTGCTTGCCCGGCGGGTTCGGCACGCTCGACGAGCTCTTCGAGACCGCGACGCTCGCGCAGACCGGCAAGATCCAGGCGTTCCCGATCGTCTTGATGGGCAGCGACTACTGGGCCCCGATGATCTCGTTCCTGCGCGAGACGATGCTCGCCGAGCGCACCATCGACGGGCACGACGTCGATCGCCTCGTCGTCACCGACTCGCCTGAGGAATGCGTCGCGCACATCCGCGAGATCACGACCACCCACTTCGGGCTCGCGGAGGCGCGACGCCCGCATCCTTCGATGATCCTCGGCGAGAAGCGCCTCTCCGTGCGGCGCTGA
- a CDS encoding dienelactone hydrolase family protein: MQIDVTFSCDDGHAMRAVLTMPDSTSGRRLPALVMVYELLGLTDEMKRVARDLASEGWIVLIPDILDRGARPLCIARALRAISKGEGQAVDDLEAARRWLAARPEVDPDRMGVIGFCLGGGFALLLAMNGKYKVAAPFYGEAPDPMPRSCPVVASYGARDTTFARFAPKLQKNLATLGVPHDVKVYPDAGHSFFTHTPRGVLGYLGRIGPLHAEHHEESARDARARVVAFFREHLEGEGARRDAAANDDLA; encoded by the coding sequence GTGCAGATCGACGTCACCTTCTCTTGCGACGACGGCCACGCGATGCGCGCCGTCCTCACGATGCCCGACTCGACCTCGGGGCGTCGTCTGCCAGCGCTCGTGATGGTCTACGAGCTCCTCGGCCTCACCGACGAGATGAAGCGCGTCGCGCGCGACCTCGCGAGCGAGGGCTGGATCGTGCTGATCCCCGACATTCTCGATCGCGGTGCGCGCCCGCTCTGCATCGCGCGCGCGCTGCGCGCGATCTCGAAGGGCGAGGGTCAGGCCGTCGACGACCTCGAGGCGGCGCGTCGCTGGCTCGCCGCGCGCCCCGAGGTCGATCCCGATCGCATGGGCGTGATCGGCTTCTGCCTGGGCGGCGGCTTCGCGCTGCTGCTCGCGATGAACGGCAAGTACAAGGTCGCCGCGCCGTTCTACGGCGAAGCGCCCGATCCGATGCCGCGCAGCTGTCCCGTCGTCGCGAGCTACGGCGCGCGCGACACCACGTTCGCGCGCTTCGCGCCGAAGCTGCAGAAGAACCTCGCGACGCTCGGCGTGCCGCACGACGTGAAGGTCTATCCCGACGCGGGCCACAGCTTCTTCACGCACACGCCGCGCGGCGTGCTCGGCTACCTCGGGCGCATCGGCCCGCTCCACGCCGAGCACCACGAAGAGAGCGCGCGCGACGCCCGCGCCCGCGTCGTCGCGTTCTTCCGCGAGCACCTCGAAGGCGAGGGCGCGAGGCGGGACGCGGCGGCGAACGACGACCTCGCGTGA